Proteins from one Mesoplodon densirostris isolate mMesDen1 chromosome 1, mMesDen1 primary haplotype, whole genome shotgun sequence genomic window:
- the LOC132484028 gene encoding proton-coupled zinc antiporter SLC30A9, mitochondrial-like: protein MLPGLAAAAAAHRCSWSSLCRLRLRCRAAACGSSDLQEWQNLVTFGSFSNIVPCCTLNQVKLYSTNVQKEGQGSQTHKMEKVPSFDEAAENIGAELKAPLIKQEPLQVRVKAVLKKREYGEEYGPKYTQNNFITGVRAMNEFCLKSSDLEQLRKIRRRSPHEDTESFTVYLRSDVEAKSLEVWGSPEALAREKKLRKEAEIEYRERLFRNQKILREYREFLGNTKPRSRTTSGFFKGPGKVVMVAICINGLNCFFKFLAWIYTGSASMFSEAIHSLSDTCNQALLALGISKSVQTPDPTHPYGFSNMRYIASLISGVGIFMMGAGLSWYHGVMGLLNPQPIESLLWAYCILAGSLVSEGATLLVAVNELRRSARAKGMSLYKYVMESRDPSTNVILLEDTAAVLGVTIAATCMGLTSITSNPLYDSLGSLGVGTLLGVVSAFLIYTNTEALLGRSIQPEQVQRLTELLENDPSVRAIHDVKATDLGLGKVRFKAEVDFDGRVVTRSYLEKQDFDQMLQEIQEVKTPEELETFMLKHGENIIDTLGAEVDRLEKELKKRNPEVRHVDLEIL, encoded by the exons ATGTTACCGGGCttggccgccgccgccgcggcccacAGATGTAGCTGGTCCTCCCTGTGCCGGCTCCGTCTGCGCTGCAGGGCGGCAGCCTGCGGCTCCAGCGACCTCCAGGAATGGCAGAATTTAGTGACATTTGGAAGCTTTTCAAATATTGTTCCCTGTTGCACACTGAATCAAGTAAAGTTGTATTCCACAAATGTTCAGAAAGAAGGACAGGGATCACAGACTCACAAAATGGAAAAAGTGCCATCATTTGATGAAGCAGCAGAGAATATTGGTGCAGAACTGAAAGCTCCACTTATTAAGCAAGAACCTCTCCAAGTACGAGTCAAAGCAGTCCTTAAAAAGAGGGAATATGGgga ggaatatggACCAAAGTACACTCAGAATAATTTCATCACTGGAGTCAGAGCAATGAATGAGTTCTGCCTCAAATCCAGTGATCTAGAACAACTTCGAAAAATCAGACGACGAAGTCCTCATGAAGATACCGAGTCCTTCACTGTTTACTTGAGATCAGATGTGGAGGCAAAATCTTTGGAAGTTTGGGGAAGCCCTGAAGCTCTTGCCAGAGAGAAAAAACTTCGTAAGGAAGCAGAAATAGAATATAGAGAAAGGTTATTTAGAAACCAAAAAATATTGAGAGAATATAGAGAGTTTCTGGGAAATACCAAGCCACGCTCTAGAACGACATCAGGTTTTTTTAAGGGGCCAGGAAAGGTGGTGATGGTTGCCATTTGCATCAATGGATTAAACTGTTTCTTCAAATTTCTTGCCTGGATTTATACGGGTTCAGCAAGTATGTTCTCAGAAGCTATACACTCTTTATCTGATACTTGTAATCAGGCCTTACTAGCATTGGGCATCAGTAAGTCTGTTCAAACACCAGATCCTACTCATCCGTATGGATTTTCAAATATGCGCTATATTGCTTCACTAATTAGTGGTGTTGGTATTTTCATGATGGGTGCAGGATTATCTTGGTACCATGGAGTCATGGGATTGCTTAATCCTCAACCAATAGAATCTCTTCTATGGGCATATTGTATTTTAGCAGGATCATTAGTATCTGAAGGAGCAACACTTCTTGTTGCTGTAAATGAGCTTCGTAGGAGTGCTCGGGCCAAAGGAATGTCACTTTACAAGTATGTAATGGAAAGTCGTGATCCTAGTACAAATGTTATATTATTGGAGGATACTGCAGCAGTGTTGGGAGTGACAATAGCAGCCACTTGTATGGGCCTTACTTCTATAACAAGCAATCCACTGTATGACAGCCTAGGTTCTTTGGGTGTGGGCACCTTATTAGGTGTGGTCTCAGCATTCCTCATCTACACTAACACGGAAGCACTCTTAGGGCGATCCATCCAGCCAGAACAAGTACAGCGGCTTACTGAACTCCTGGAGAACGACCCATCAGTAAGGGCAATTCATGACGTTAAAGCCACAGATCTAGGATTAGGGAAAGTAAGATTTAAGGCAGAAGTAGATTTTGATGGACGAGTTGTTACGAGATCATATTTGGAAAAACAAGATTTTGACCAAATGCTACAAGAAATTCAAGAAGTGAAGACTCCTGAAGAACTAGAGACCTTTATGCTTAAACATGGAGAAAATATTATTGATACTTTAGGAGCTGAAGTAGATAGACTTGAGAAGGAACTGAAAAAACGAAATCCTGAAGTTCGACATGTAGATCTGGAGATATTATAG